The sequence below is a genomic window from Oreochromis niloticus isolate F11D_XX linkage group LG3, O_niloticus_UMD_NMBU, whole genome shotgun sequence.
ACTCCCAGCACTGTCTGAACTGATGTCTGTTGCTCAAAGTTGTAGCAATGTTCATAAAAGTTCTACAATTGCGGGACAACGTTTTGAAATACTGGTGCTTACTTTCAAATCTCATACACCATAACAAACGTAGAGGGCCGAACATTTCAATCAGTGTAATTACATCCCCAAATACACTTTTCAGTTTTGTGAGAAACTCATGGACAAGCAACTTCAACAATAAAATATTCTCTTTTCGCACTTTTTTAGCCATTACAATCTCTGTTATTTCACGACATAGAAGAAAAACATGCCAATATTTACAATTAGGTGGCACACGGTCTGCCATCAGAAATGGCAGCAATCTGAACAGGCACCACTTTTGAGATGCTGATCCAACAATACCAACACTCTGAAGTCTCTCTGATAACTGTACTGGTGACTGTGATTGGCAGAGGCCGGTCCTCACCCTCATCTATTTTCACAATGTACTTTTGGAGAAAAATCAGGGTGTTCTTCAGATGTTTTGGGTAAGCAAGGTTGAAGACAAAATACAAGCAGAAAGAAGAGATGATTCCTTCAAAAATACACGAGGTTCTGCACACTTCACTGCCATCCAACTTCACAATGTTTGGAGCGCTTCTGGAGAACACTGGTTTCCAGTCTTCATGAAGTAGCTGAACAGTTGGATAGGGGGTTTTAGGATGAACCTTTGAAGTCAAAAGAGAAGGTAGAGGAAAGCAATATCTTAGTCTCTTAACAAAAGAtacatttgttttccttttatatagactaaatattttaatacaCACACCTCTCCAAGTATGACAAAGAGATCCAGTTTCTCCTTGAAGACGTATGGCAGGAATAAAAGTGCAGCCCTTGTGTCAAGATctgccaaaacaaaaaacaaaacaaaaaaaccccccacaagaTCACCCATGCATTTTATCTGGCATTTCCAGTTACctataaaaattatataaaatggaagccttgaagttaaaaaaaaaagcaaatacctGGTAGGTCATCAGTGAGAGCCTCTTCTCTTGCATCAAGGTAGAGCTGGTAGAGTGGGGTTTTCCCTCGTGTAAGGTCAATCACCTTTGCTGCAACACATGAGAGCCCTTCACGAAATCGCTGGCTTACATTACCCGTTGTTGGTTGGATCCACCCGAGTTCGTTGCACAGCTACAAGTAAAAAATTCATTTTCAGTACAAAATAACAGtgtatgaaaatgaaataatctAAAGTTGATATTAATTATGTATGGTGCtgcataattattttttttatagaatTTAACAACAATACTGTAAGAAGTTACATGAAcatacaaaaaaaggaaagagggaCAGATGAAGAAAGCAAGGTCAAGGGCAAATAAAATTTACTACTATAAACATGTTAAATGTGAAAGCTATTTCCAAGTTCAATTCAGCTTTCTGACTTACACCAGTAGGCATCCCTAAGAAGGGGTACTTCTTCAACACATCCTCCACAGGCATACCATCTGCAATTTCTTTTTGCCACCAAGCAAACGTTTGCTGCATACGGTTATGAACCACCATGGTATCTGGTTGCATCTTCTGATATTGGCACTGTAAGACCTTTAAGTGGGCGTCTATGGATAATAAATCCTCTCCTTGGACGCATGGTCCCTTGAAAGAAAGCAAGAGTGAGAAGAGAAAGTCAAAACAGATTAGAAACCCAACATAAGACTAAATATACAATTAGAGCTGACACGATCTGTGCATCACAAAGAACTCGTATCGGTtaaagttaaccgataccatgaaccaatatttaaaatatggaaactctgaaataatttcacataaaaTCTTAATTGTTAACTTGAAATTTTAGTTTTGGagtcatatttaaaatgttttttgtttttttaaatctagtTCACCCTCTTTTAGCGCCTTCCAATTAATAATTTTTTGTGAGGTAGAAGTATTAGCACTGGTACTTTGCATTAGCAAGTGCTCTAATCCAAGTATTGGTATTGTTTCGGTTTGAAAAAAGGGGTACAGTTGCATCCCTAATCCTTAGTTTTAGATGTAATAACAGATGCAAGAACATTTTATAGCTCAAGATGTCCCTCACACCAACCTGACAAACATTTCTCTGACTTGTTCGTTGACATTTATTAGGCTGCCCTCTCCTCATAGAACCAAACTT
It includes:
- the LOC102082842 gene encoding sterile alpha motif domain-containing protein 3 isoform X3: MVAYLFQGSFKKQVKFNQFVSRMKESSVTLTLQTVSPEDWQPSTSSTSISNENTLRLPASFEIPRFPKNLQLKLDNKEPCHKNPRDRHTIIRVLYEAVAQYTMYPTNSEYVQAVKTLVMKYPFLKDREGNGYGPCVQGEDLLSIDAHLKVLQCQYQKMQPDTMVVHNRMQQTFAWWQKEIADGMPVEDVLKKYPFLGMPTGLCNELGWIQPTTGNVSQRFREGLSCVAAKVIDLTRGKTPLYQLYLDAREEALTDDLPDLDTRAALLFLPYVFKEKLDLFVILGEVHPKTPYPTVQLLHEDWKPVFSRSAPNIVKLDGSEVCRTSCIFEGIISSFCLYFVFNLAYPKHLKNTLIFLQKYIVKIDEGEDRPLPITVTSTVIRETSECWYCWISISKVVPVQIAAISDGRPCAT
- the LOC102082842 gene encoding sterile alpha motif domain-containing protein 3 isoform X2, coding for MDYELASPDNEVDGDTVDCGLTETMVAYLFQGSFKKQVKFNQFVSRMKESSVTLTLQTVSPEDWQPSTSSTSISNENTLRLPASFEIPRFPKNLQLKLDNKEPCHKNPRDRHTIIRVLYEAVAQYTMYPTNSEYVQAVKTLVMKYPFLKDREGNGYGPCVQGEDLLSIDAHLKVLQCQYQKMQPDTMVVHNRMQQTFAWWQKEIADGMPVEDVLKKYPFLGMPTGLCNELGWIQPTTGNVSQRFREGLSCVAAKVIDLTRGKTPLYQLYLDAREEALTDDLPDLDTRAALLFLPYVFKEKLDLFVILGEVHPKTPYPTVQLLHEDWKPVFSRSAPNIVKLDGSEVCRTSCIFEGIISSFCLYFVFNLAYPKHLKNTLIFLQKYIVKIDEGEDRPLPITVTSTVIRETSECWYCWISISKVVPVQIAAISDGRPCAT
- the LOC102082842 gene encoding sterile alpha motif domain-containing protein 3 isoform X1, which codes for MDYELASPGVLCSLSTEERLTKIQEWGLDVTEAEAQRFRDNEVDGDTVDCGLTETMVAYLFQGSFKKQVKFNQFVSRMKESSVTLTLQTVSPEDWQPSTSSTSISNENTLRLPASFEIPRFPKNLQLKLDNKEPCHKNPRDRHTIIRVLYEAVAQYTMYPTNSEYVQAVKTLVMKYPFLKDREGNGYGPCVQGEDLLSIDAHLKVLQCQYQKMQPDTMVVHNRMQQTFAWWQKEIADGMPVEDVLKKYPFLGMPTGLCNELGWIQPTTGNVSQRFREGLSCVAAKVIDLTRGKTPLYQLYLDAREEALTDDLPDLDTRAALLFLPYVFKEKLDLFVILGEVHPKTPYPTVQLLHEDWKPVFSRSAPNIVKLDGSEVCRTSCIFEGIISSFCLYFVFNLAYPKHLKNTLIFLQKYIVKIDEGEDRPLPITVTSTVIRETSECWYCWISISKVVPVQIAAISDGRPCAT